Genomic DNA from Syntrophales bacterium:
CTCTAGCTCTGCTGAGGCGATGATTGCACTTCCTAAATCGGCACATCCCATAGAAGATATAGTGAAACACAAAGCTATCCGTAAGGATTTTAGCTCCGATAATTTATCTTTAATCATGCTTAAAGTTTACTTTTTAATTTTGGTTTATTTTTTTAACTTACGCGAGCTGAAAGGTCAAATGCAAATGTGGGAAGGAGAATTGAGAAAGATGATATCAAACTATTTTCCCAATTCCCCGTTTCCCTCTATGACTCTATGCCAATTTTCCTACCCAATTCTTTGAAGAATTTTGGGAATTCAGGCTGGAAGTTAAGGTTCATTGGTATGGGGTATGTTGCCCCGACTTTTTTGCCCGCTTCTTTTAGGTTTTCAAATAGTTCGCTGAGAAATGCGCCGGGAATCGCAAAAATCATTTCGTCATCCTGAGTAAGAGAGAAGATGCGATCTCCAGTGCCAGGAATAGCCAAACGTGCATCCTGGGTTATGAAGGGAGCAATTAAATATTCAGAACATTCGACCTTGCCTCCGCAGGAACACATAACTCTGGTTCCTCTTCCATAAGTCCATGCATGGATCAACCTCATGAGCTGGGCGGGATTACCATAGAAGACAACTGTGTCCGGTTTGAAGCTCGCTCTGTGTAAGGGGGAAAACAGGAGCGCACTGTATTCGTTAGTTTTAAATGTATAGAGATTTTTTGCCTCCCTGTATCCGATTTCCTCGGTTTTTGAATAACTACCTTCGCACCACAGTTGAGACATCGTTTTAGCTGGATCTTCAGCAGTACTGAATCCAAAGACAATTGCACCAGGAACACAAACTACATCTTCCTTCGTGATACCTACAGTCCATCCATAGAGCCGAGCCATAGATAATGCTTGACAGATGGAAACTTTTTTACCGAGCTGTTTAGATGGAGTTCTGGTTTTCTCCGGAAAATCGGAGGTATCTTTTAGAAATTTTGATGCAACAGGGTAGGACTTTAGCCTGATCGTATTTCTGATAAACTCACTTACTTCTTCAAGGTTCAAGTTTGTACTCATGGGAGAACCCTCCTCTTTTTTCGATTTTTATACCATAGGTTTTATCTGGGATACTATTTTTTGTTTGTTTTAACACTGGACAGGTGTATCCATTATGAGTAAATTTTCTTTCTCAGAATTGTGCTAAAAACCTCTACTGTAAACTTGTGGGTAAGTAAAAGGGGGTTAACAGACTGAAGAATGGGAAATAGTGTTGATCTTTATGTTGGTATAGATATCGGTAGTGTCAGTATAAATCTTGTTGTCATAAATGATAGAGAGGATTTGGTGTATGAGCGACCTTACGAAAGGCATTTTGGGAAAGTGGAGGAAAAATGTACTGAGGCGCTTTTCGATGTTTTAAATAGGTTTGGGTACGAAAGAGTAAGATCTGTTTCTTTTACGGGTAGTCACGGACGTAAGATCGCGGAGCGTTTGGGGTTGTTCTACGAGTTTGAAAGCATAACCCAAGTTATGGGTACTTTGAAGGTGTATCCAAATGCCAGAAGCATCATATGCATGGGCGGCCAGGATACATCCTTTTTCCAAATTGCTCACCATTATGAGGGGGAGTGGAGTATTGAGCATTTTTCAACCAACGGACCGTGTGCTGCAGGAACGGGTTCTTTTATTGATCAGCAGGCTGAGCGATTAAGTATTGCTATGTACGAGCGTGAAGCTGTAAGGGAGGTACATGAAATTGACAAAATTTTGAAGGATTTCATCACATTGGGAATGAAAAGTAACTCTCCTGCTTGTGTGGCTTGTCGGTGTACCGTGTTCACTAAATCCGACATGATTCATCTGCAAAACAAAGGTGAAAAACTGGAGGATATAATTTACGGACTTCACGTAGGAAATGCCCGAAACTACATAAGCACTATTATAGGGAATAGAATGGTTGCGGAACCTGTGATATTCATAGGTGGTCTTTCATTAAATGCACTGCAGGTAAGAGCATTCAGGGAGTATTTCACGGAGCTTGTTATCCCTCCCTTAAGCACATCCCTGGGAGCTCTAGGTGTTGCTATTCTTGCACTGAGGGCAGGGGACAATAGGATTGTTAAACCTGAGGATATTGGAACCACCTCTGATCTTTCGACCAGTGGGACGCTGCCTGTTGGAGAGAGGTTGATCTTGGAGAAAACCGTTTTTCAGGATTCGGGTTTTCCTGAACCGGTGGAGACGGATGGGAAAATAAGGGTCTATCTGGGTATCGATGTGGGGAGCACTACTACAAAATATGCTCTTGTGGATGAGCGGGGTAGGATTATTGGAAAGAGGTATGTAACTACTCGGGGAAGACCAATTGAGGTAACACAGGAGTTACTGAAGAATATTTGCGAAACATTTGGTGACAGACTGGAAATTCTTGGTGTAGCTACCACAGGTTCGGGGAGACATGTGGTGGGTGATTTTTTGAATGCAGACCTTATGGTGGATGAAATAACCGCCCATGCTAGGGGAGCCGTGGAGATAGATGGAGATGTGGATACTGTGTTCGAAATAGGAGGTCAGGATTCAAAGTACATCTACATACATAATAGGAATCCTCTGGATTTCGATATGAACAAGGTTTGCGCTGCAGGAACAGGAAGCTTCTTACACGAGCTCGCCAGTAAATATGGAGTGAATATCGTCGGAGAGTTTCAGGATATCGCCATGAGCGCTGAACATCCCATAAAGCTGACAGAGAGATGTACTGTTTTTATGGAATCTGATCTCCTTTCTTACCACCAGAGAGGGGCCTGTCGGAATGATCTTCTTGCTGGTCTCTGTTATGCTATTGTTCACAATTACTTAAACAGGGTGGTAGGAAAAAGAAAAATTGGTAAAAGAATAATGTTTCTTGGAGGACCTTCACTAAACAAAGGGGTAGTTGCGGCGTTTGAGAAGGTTCTCGGCGTAGGTATTGTTGTACCCCCACATCGCGAGGTACTTGGAGCCTACGGAGCTGCTCTTTTTGTAAAGGAGTATATGGAGCACAGACCCTCGGTGCGATCGCGCTTCCGGTCCGTTAAGAGTGTTATAAACGACAAACTTGACTATGTTGAGCGGGTCTGCAGGGCTGATGCCAACTGTCACAATCAGTGTAAATTGAAGATTTATGATTTTGATGGGAGGAAGAGTATCTGGGGTGGAGAGTGCGGGCGATACGAAATTTTAAAAAGTGTTGAACGGGTTGCGAAGAACTATTTTAAGGTGAGGGAGGAGATTCTACATTCGTTCATAGGAGATTTAGATAGTTTTTCTGTCAAGGAAGGTAAAGTTTTGTCTCCAGTTGTAGGTTTAGCCCGATGTCTCCACTTTTTCCAGACAGCTGTATTTTGGGTCTATTTTTTTAATGAACTCGGAATGAATGTTGTGCTTACACCACCAACGGATA
This window encodes:
- a CDS encoding acyl-CoA dehydratase activase, producing the protein MGNSVDLYVGIDIGSVSINLVVINDREDLVYERPYERHFGKVEEKCTEALFDVLNRFGYERVRSVSFTGSHGRKIAERLGLFYEFESITQVMGTLKVYPNARSIICMGGQDTSFFQIAHHYEGEWSIEHFSTNGPCAAGTGSFIDQQAERLSIAMYEREAVREVHEIDKILKDFITLGMKSNSPACVACRCTVFTKSDMIHLQNKGEKLEDIIYGLHVGNARNYISTIIGNRMVAEPVIFIGGLSLNALQVRAFREYFTELVIPPLSTSLGALGVAILALRAGDNRIVKPEDIGTTSDLSTSGTLPVGERLILEKTVFQDSGFPEPVETDGKIRVYLGIDVGSTTTKYALVDERGRIIGKRYVTTRGRPIEVTQELLKNICETFGDRLEILGVATTGSGRHVVGDFLNADLMVDEITAHARGAVEIDGDVDTVFEIGGQDSKYIYIHNRNPLDFDMNKVCAAGTGSFLHELASKYGVNIVGEFQDIAMSAEHPIKLTERCTVFMESDLLSYHQRGACRNDLLAGLCYAIVHNYLNRVVGKRKIGKRIMFLGGPSLNKGVVAAFEKVLGVGIVVPPHREVLGAYGAALFVKEYMEHRPSVRSRFRSVKSVINDKLDYVERVCRADANCHNQCKLKIYDFDGRKSIWGGECGRYEILKSVERVAKNYFKVREEILHSFIGDLDSFSVKEGKVLSPVVGLARCLHFFQTAVFWVYFFNELGMNVVLTPPTDTRIAERGIELTLAETCFPVKLSYGHFELLKGKVDYFFAPHMIDMPVANPGEVGLYCPLVQASPSMINAVLQMDNFLDPVVRLNQEPEIVAHDLYVQLKGKLSIKFKKEDVRRAVVIGLEKHRDFQNKLIGIGQEVLNGIDDRGWMVVVTGRPYNLYDERINLRLGYHLSRLGITALPMDFLDVRGVDLSDFPSMYWGLGATILKVAKFIKNHPRLFGIHITNFSCGPDSFLEHFYRYVMGDKPYLILEMDEHTAVAGMMTRIEAFRNVIENVVNT
- a CDS encoding DUF169 domain-containing protein, with product MSTNLNLEEVSEFIRNTIRLKSYPVASKFLKDTSDFPEKTRTPSKQLGKKVSICQALSMARLYGWTVGITKEDVVCVPGAIVFGFSTAEDPAKTMSQLWCEGSYSKTEEIGYREAKNLYTFKTNEYSALLFSPLHRASFKPDTVVFYGNPAQLMRLIHAWTYGRGTRVMCSCGGKVECSEYLIAPFITQDARLAIPGTGDRIFSLTQDDEMIFAIPGAFLSELFENLKEAGKKVGATYPIPMNLNFQPEFPKFFKELGRKIGIES